One genomic region from Curtobacterium sp. 9128 encodes:
- a CDS encoding FtsK/SpoIIIE domain-containing protein — protein sequence MKLKMTIGGTAGGDRDVVVTADVTATIGSLANRLATGSPAGVHPLTLRVQFPDRPQARLLNPSATVHESSLRSGCRVEVVPVTERRRGDDVEDAPAAVVQVLAGPEAGHEYTLSRGVNLIGRDAMAQVYLAGDDEVSRRHASVTVGETIEVVDLNSANGVSVDGRLVARAFVEPSSEVQVGESRLRIVPLASSGLPTLPGAAETPSEFSRSPRVDPAYRGRSFTLPEIPVPGEKPRLPIIAIIAPIVLGAVLFLVTKQPYTLIFIALSPVIMIGTWIDQRVQVKRRKRDERQRFEDSLADVRTRLAAERAREIDARVAESPAPAVVTAAMRTGSELLWTRKPEHTTFLEVRFGAGTQPSHASITLPSKNTGSVDDWNRAEALADEYATVGPVPVIETFERAGAIGVAGTGLAADDVARSLVVQLVGLHSPADLVVTAFAGGTTTEQWGWLKWLPHVDSAYSPLRSGGLVSDFAGASTLLAELEGLVATRRDAGAGRGEQVRSRLDEGHALDEEHGESVDRLPATPAVLVIVTAEAPADRARLVALAEEGADFGVFVLWLAPTQQALPVVCRTYISLDRSTGTATVGFVRSGQAVVLDELDRVDVIEAATVARAIAPVQDTGARVLDETDLPHSVAFVDLYEGDLAGDPVAVVSRWAKNDSITADWVPGAGREAGGIRAVIGQGPSEPLALDLRTQGPHALVGGTTGSGKSEFLQTWIMGIAAEYAPDRVTFLLVDYKGGAAFAECVGLPHTVGLVTDLNPHLVRRALTSLRAELRYREHLLNERGAKDLVTLEQRGDPAAPPSLVIVIDEFAALASEIPEFIDGVIDVAQRGRSLGLHLVMATQRPSGVIKDSLRANTNLRIALRVADEVDSADVLGVPDAAWFDPGTPGRAAAKTGPGRVLDFQTAYLGGRSDDVVHEPDIDVQDFPFGPGTMWPSAARAPRDTARAKDIERLAGTIAAAADRRSLAIPRKPWLDQLGESVDLGAVGRSDGASLVIGTLDVPEHQQQTAYAVDLDVVGNVAVLGTGGSGKSTVLRAVAIAASSVADDHPVQVYGLDFGGGGLSMLDALPTVGSVISGPDDERITRLLVDLEATISDRSQRFAAARSSSLTEYRTVTGEAEPRILVLVDGMGAFRNEYEFRPGTLQLFDQVLAIASTGRALGVHLVMSADRVGAFPTNLQANIGERIVLRLASDIEYNAADVAADVLEDAVPGRGLVGSHEVQIAVPAGSADLVVQAGAVEALSRSLVAHGVPATPAVRRLPSSVPVSSLPVAVDGRPVIGLADDTLAAVGIPTDGLFVVTGPFGSGRSTTMRTLIGSVTATYPDRPAYLVVGRRSALRDATDWAAVASDSDSADALASQLASSLEAGGTIDPSPFIVIENVGDFEGLPAESQVARLIKAARRAGVFVLAEADTVTAPSAWQLFGELKTARAGIALQPEETDGLTLFRTAFPRCTRSDFPLGRGFMVDSGRVTRVQVALPGSGSGSDSGSGSGSGSGSGSGSGSGSHRMGEEFSSSGSVPDVAGGAGDENRTRG from the coding sequence GTGAAACTCAAGATGACCATCGGCGGCACGGCAGGGGGCGATCGCGACGTCGTCGTGACGGCGGACGTGACCGCGACGATCGGGAGCCTCGCGAACCGGTTGGCGACCGGCAGTCCGGCCGGGGTGCACCCGCTCACGCTGCGCGTGCAGTTCCCGGACCGCCCGCAGGCCCGGCTGCTCAACCCGTCGGCGACGGTGCACGAGTCCTCGCTGCGGTCCGGCTGCCGGGTGGAGGTCGTGCCGGTCACCGAGCGGCGGCGTGGGGACGACGTGGAGGACGCACCCGCCGCCGTCGTGCAGGTCCTCGCCGGTCCGGAGGCGGGACACGAGTACACGCTCTCGCGCGGCGTGAACCTCATTGGACGCGATGCGATGGCGCAGGTGTACCTCGCTGGTGACGACGAGGTCTCGCGCCGCCACGCGTCGGTCACGGTCGGCGAGACGATCGAGGTCGTCGACCTCAACTCGGCGAACGGCGTCTCCGTCGACGGTCGGCTCGTCGCACGGGCCTTCGTCGAGCCGTCGTCCGAGGTGCAGGTGGGGGAGTCCCGGCTCCGCATCGTGCCACTCGCGTCCAGTGGACTCCCGACGCTCCCCGGTGCCGCCGAGACGCCGTCGGAGTTCTCGCGGTCCCCGCGGGTGGATCCCGCGTACCGGGGCCGGTCGTTCACGCTGCCGGAGATCCCCGTCCCCGGCGAGAAGCCACGGCTCCCGATCATCGCGATCATCGCGCCGATCGTGCTGGGCGCCGTGCTGTTCCTCGTCACGAAGCAGCCGTACACGCTCATCTTCATCGCGCTGTCCCCGGTGATCATGATCGGGACGTGGATCGACCAGCGCGTGCAGGTCAAGCGGCGGAAGCGCGACGAACGGCAGCGCTTCGAGGACTCGCTCGCGGACGTCCGCACGCGGCTCGCGGCGGAGCGGGCGCGCGAGATCGACGCCCGGGTGGCCGAATCGCCAGCTCCCGCCGTCGTGACGGCGGCGATGCGGACGGGGTCAGAGCTGCTCTGGACGCGCAAACCCGAGCACACCACGTTCCTCGAGGTCCGGTTCGGCGCAGGGACCCAGCCGTCGCACGCATCGATCACGCTGCCGTCGAAGAACACCGGCAGCGTCGACGACTGGAACCGCGCAGAAGCACTCGCCGACGAGTACGCCACCGTCGGTCCCGTCCCGGTCATCGAGACGTTCGAACGAGCCGGTGCGATCGGCGTCGCCGGGACCGGACTCGCTGCCGACGACGTCGCTCGGTCGCTCGTCGTGCAGCTCGTCGGACTGCACAGCCCGGCCGACCTCGTCGTCACGGCCTTCGCCGGCGGCACCACGACCGAACAGTGGGGGTGGTTGAAGTGGCTGCCGCACGTCGACTCCGCGTACAGCCCGCTCCGCTCCGGCGGGCTCGTCAGCGACTTCGCGGGCGCGTCGACGCTGCTCGCCGAACTCGAGGGGCTCGTCGCCACCCGCCGTGACGCCGGCGCGGGTCGCGGCGAGCAGGTGCGGTCGCGTCTGGACGAGGGGCACGCGCTCGACGAGGAGCACGGCGAATCCGTCGACCGGCTGCCGGCGACCCCCGCGGTGCTCGTCATCGTCACCGCGGAGGCCCCGGCCGACCGCGCTCGGCTGGTGGCGCTCGCCGAGGAGGGCGCGGACTTCGGCGTCTTCGTGCTGTGGCTCGCCCCGACGCAGCAGGCGCTGCCGGTGGTGTGCCGGACGTACATCTCCCTCGACCGCTCCACCGGGACCGCGACCGTCGGGTTCGTGCGGTCCGGCCAGGCGGTCGTGCTCGACGAGCTCGACCGCGTCGACGTGATCGAGGCCGCGACCGTCGCCAGGGCCATCGCACCCGTCCAGGACACCGGCGCCCGTGTGCTCGACGAGACCGACCTGCCGCACAGCGTCGCGTTCGTCGACCTGTACGAGGGCGACCTCGCCGGCGACCCGGTGGCCGTCGTCAGCCGCTGGGCGAAGAACGACAGCATCACCGCGGACTGGGTGCCCGGAGCCGGTCGCGAAGCCGGCGGGATCCGGGCGGTCATCGGGCAGGGACCGAGCGAGCCGCTCGCGCTCGACCTCAGGACCCAGGGTCCGCACGCACTCGTCGGCGGGACCACGGGTTCCGGCAAGAGCGAGTTCCTGCAGACGTGGATCATGGGGATCGCGGCCGAGTACGCCCCGGACCGCGTGACGTTCCTGCTCGTCGACTACAAGGGCGGTGCGGCGTTCGCCGAGTGCGTCGGGCTGCCGCACACGGTCGGACTCGTCACCGACCTCAACCCGCACCTGGTCCGCCGCGCCCTGACGTCGTTGCGGGCGGAACTGCGGTACCGCGAGCACCTCCTCAACGAGCGGGGTGCGAAGGACCTCGTCACGCTCGAGCAGCGCGGTGATCCGGCGGCGCCGCCGTCGCTCGTGATCGTCATCGACGAGTTCGCCGCCCTCGCCTCCGAGATCCCCGAGTTCATCGACGGGGTCATCGACGTCGCACAGCGTGGTCGTTCGCTGGGGCTCCACCTCGTGATGGCGACGCAGCGGCCGAGCGGGGTCATCAAGGACTCCCTGCGCGCGAACACGAACCTCCGCATCGCCCTGCGCGTCGCCGACGAGGTGGACAGCGCCGACGTCCTCGGTGTGCCCGACGCGGCGTGGTTCGATCCGGGCACCCCCGGACGCGCTGCGGCGAAGACGGGACCGGGGCGCGTCCTGGACTTCCAGACGGCGTACCTCGGTGGACGGTCGGACGACGTCGTGCACGAGCCCGACATCGACGTGCAGGACTTCCCGTTCGGGCCGGGCACGATGTGGCCGAGTGCCGCACGGGCTCCGCGGGACACCGCTCGCGCGAAGGACATCGAGCGGCTCGCCGGCACCATCGCGGCCGCGGCGGATCGACGCTCGCTCGCGATCCCGCGGAAGCCGTGGCTCGACCAGCTCGGCGAGAGCGTCGACCTCGGCGCGGTCGGGCGATCCGACGGAGCGTCGCTCGTCATCGGCACGCTCGACGTCCCGGAACACCAGCAGCAGACCGCCTACGCCGTCGACCTCGACGTCGTCGGCAACGTCGCCGTGCTCGGGACCGGTGGCTCCGGCAAGTCCACGGTGCTCCGCGCCGTCGCCATCGCGGCGTCCTCGGTGGCCGACGACCACCCCGTGCAGGTCTACGGACTCGACTTCGGCGGCGGCGGACTCTCGATGCTCGATGCACTGCCCACCGTCGGGTCCGTGATCAGCGGGCCGGATGACGAACGCATCACGCGCCTCCTGGTCGATCTGGAGGCGACCATCTCGGACCGTTCGCAGCGGTTCGCGGCGGCCCGATCCTCCTCGCTGACCGAGTACCGGACCGTCACCGGCGAGGCGGAGCCGCGCATCCTGGTGCTCGTCGACGGGATGGGCGCGTTCCGGAACGAGTACGAGTTCCGGCCCGGCACGCTGCAGCTGTTCGACCAGGTGCTCGCGATCGCCTCCACCGGGCGGGCGCTCGGCGTGCACCTCGTGATGTCGGCCGACCGTGTCGGGGCCTTCCCGACGAACCTGCAGGCGAACATCGGCGAACGGATCGTGCTGCGGCTCGCGAGCGACATCGAGTACAACGCGGCCGACGTGGCCGCGGACGTGCTCGAAGACGCCGTCCCCGGGCGTGGACTCGTGGGATCGCACGAGGTGCAGATCGCCGTCCCGGCCGGGAGTGCCGACCTCGTCGTGCAGGCCGGGGCGGTGGAGGCGCTGTCTCGTTCCCTGGTGGCGCATGGGGTACCGGCGACGCCAGCGGTCCGCCGGCTGCCGTCGTCCGTCCCGGTTTCGTCGTTGCCGGTCGCGGTCGACGGCCGGCCCGTGATCGGCCTGGCCGACGACACGTTGGCCGCCGTCGGCATCCCGACCGATGGTCTCTTCGTCGTCACCGGGCCGTTCGGGTCCGGACGGAGCACGACGATGCGGACGCTCATCGGGTCCGTCACGGCGACGTACCCGGACCGTCCCGCGTACCTCGTCGTCGGGCGTCGGAGCGCGCTCCGGGACGCCACTGACTGGGCCGCGGTCGCGAGTGACTCCGACTCGGCCGACGCGCTTGCCAGCCAGCTGGCGTCGTCGCTCGAAGCAGGAGGGACGATCGACCCGTCGCCGTTCATCGTGATCGAGAACGTCGGCGACTTCGAGGGGCTGCCAGCCGAGTCGCAGGTCGCGCGGCTGATCAAAGCCGCTCGACGCGCAGGGGTGTTCGTCCTCGCCGAGGCCGACACCGTCACCGCGCCGAGCGCCTGGCAGCTCTTCGGGGAGCTCAAGACCGCCCGCGCGGGCATCGCGCTGCAGCCGGAGGAGACCGACGGGCTGACGCTGTTCCGGACGGCGTTCCCGCGCTGTACGCGGTCGGACTTCCCGCTCGGGCGGGGGTTCATGGTCGACTCCGGACGGGTCACCCGGGTGCAGGTCGCGTTGCCGGGTTCTGGTTCCGGTTCTGATTCGGGTTCTGGTTCTGGTTCTGGTTCGGGTTCCGGTTCTGGTTCGGGTTCTGGTTCCCATCGCATGGGTGAGGAATTCTCCTCCTCTGGTAGCGTGCCAGATGTCGCCGGAGGGGCTGGCGACGAGAACCGAACGAGGGGATGA
- a CDS encoding WXG100 family type VII secretion target, translating into MPNINVSYQELNGNADRLLAGRDEINATLSKLQAQIASLTQAGFQTDRSSGAYNDAYQRFTSGAQNTIGGLNDLAQFLRTTATTLGDVDQQLASKLGR; encoded by the coding sequence ATGCCGAACATCAACGTGTCCTACCAGGAGCTCAACGGCAACGCGGACCGGCTGCTTGCTGGTCGTGACGAGATCAACGCGACGCTGTCGAAGCTGCAGGCACAGATCGCATCGCTGACGCAGGCGGGGTTCCAGACGGACCGGTCGTCGGGGGCGTACAACGACGCGTACCAGCGCTTCACCTCCGGTGCGCAGAACACCATCGGTGGGCTGAACGACCTGGCGCAGTTCCTGCGCACCACGGCGACCACGCTGGGCGACGTGGACCAGCAGCTGGCGTCGAAGCTGGGTCGCTGA
- a CDS encoding 5-methyltetrahydropteroyltriglutamate--homocysteine S-methyltransferase gives MTSQRPPYRADIVGSFLRPASVKDARQRAAAGTIDPIELQSVEDEAIRGLIDSEVEAGLQLATDGEFRRAWWHLDFWGGLNGVEVVELDHGIAFQGVETTPKGMRVTGPVSFPADHPFLAHAAFVLAEAARRSVTAKMTIPSPTVFDFRLDADQIRTDHYADRDAITDDLVQAYRDAIAAFYDAGVRYLQLDDTAWAYACSDVEMEKARARGIETDGIAERFATIIRRVLDGRPDDLVVTTHVCRGNFRSTWIASGGYEPVAEQMLGHTGYDGFFLEYDSDRAGGFEPLRFLPKGDQVVVLGLITSKSGELEDPAVIERRIAEAAEFAPLDQLALSPQCGFASTEEGNVLTEDEQWAKVGSVVEIAERVWPTAARP, from the coding sequence ATGACCTCGCAGCGACCGCCGTACCGTGCCGACATCGTCGGCAGCTTCCTCCGCCCCGCCAGCGTGAAGGACGCCCGTCAGCGTGCTGCCGCGGGCACGATCGACCCGATCGAGCTGCAGTCGGTGGAGGACGAGGCAATTCGCGGCCTGATCGACTCCGAGGTCGAGGCCGGGCTCCAGCTCGCGACCGATGGTGAGTTCCGCCGTGCCTGGTGGCACCTCGACTTCTGGGGCGGCCTGAACGGCGTCGAGGTCGTCGAGCTGGATCACGGCATCGCGTTCCAGGGGGTCGAGACCACCCCGAAGGGCATGCGGGTCACCGGCCCGGTGTCGTTCCCAGCCGATCACCCGTTCCTCGCGCACGCCGCGTTCGTGCTCGCCGAGGCAGCGCGGCGCAGTGTGACGGCGAAGATGACGATCCCGTCGCCGACCGTGTTCGACTTCCGGCTCGACGCCGACCAGATCCGCACGGACCACTACGCCGACCGCGATGCGATCACCGACGACCTCGTGCAGGCCTACCGCGACGCGATCGCCGCGTTCTACGACGCGGGCGTCCGTTACCTGCAGCTCGACGACACGGCGTGGGCGTACGCCTGCTCCGATGTGGAGATGGAGAAGGCACGAGCTCGGGGGATCGAGACCGACGGCATCGCGGAGCGGTTCGCCACGATCATCCGCCGGGTCCTCGACGGTCGGCCCGACGACCTGGTCGTGACGACGCACGTGTGTCGCGGGAACTTCCGGTCGACGTGGATCGCGTCGGGCGGGTACGAGCCGGTGGCGGAGCAGATGCTCGGGCACACGGGTTACGACGGATTCTTCCTGGAGTACGACAGCGACCGTGCGGGTGGATTCGAGCCGCTGCGATTCCTGCCGAAGGGCGACCAGGTGGTGGTCCTCGGGCTGATCACGTCGAAGTCGGGGGAGCTCGAGGACCCGGCGGTCATCGAGCGTCGGATCGCCGAGGCCGCCGAGTTCGCCCCGCTCGACCAGCTGGCGCTGAGCCCGCAGTGCGGTTTCGCATCGACCGAGGAGGGCAACGTCCTGACCGAGGACGAGCAGTGGGCGAAGGTCGGATCGGTGGTCGAGATCGCCGAGCGGGTGTGGCCGACCGCTGCCCGCCCCTAG
- a CDS encoding RecQ family ATP-dependent DNA helicase, with product MDTPVAAPPNASPSADIAAEAQAALAALTGRPDAVFHPGQLEAISALVEHRQRALVVQRTGWGKSAVYFLATPLLRRRGGGPTVLVSPLLALMRDQVAAAARAGVRAVSINSANAHEWSDTQAALARDEVDVLLVSPERLNNPKFRDEQLPTLIARMGMLVVDEAHCISDWGHDFRPDYRRLAELIRSLPHGVPVLATTATANERVVEDVAEQLTAGPADPVFTIRGSLARASLRLGVLTLPDARARLGWLLAHLGDLPGSGIIYTLTVSAAEDIARLLRESGYAVRAYTGRTDTDEREQLEQQLKGNELKALVATSALGMGFDKPDLGFVVHVGAPSSPVAYYQQIGRAGRATDNADVLLLPGYEDQEIWKYFASASMPTEARASAVLGALSTDSAMSTVALEGLVDIKRSTLELLLKVLDVDGAVRRVTGGWVSTGQPWEYDAARYERVAAARAAEAASMLDYESTSACRMQLLQQDLDDPSAEPCGRCDNCAGAWYPADVPSDASAGAASALDQVGVEIAPRAQWPSGMSALNVPVRGKLAADEVVAPGRAVARLTDLGWGGPLRALFASGVADAPVSRELLDGCIRALKDWPWETRPTGVVAMSSQSRPQLVSSLAQALSSIGKLEFLGTLDRTGGTPRGDGATNSAYRLAGVWDSFTVGPALSSALQSHQGPVLLVDDLVDSRWTMTVAGRELRRAGASAVLPFALATVA from the coding sequence ATGGACACCCCCGTTGCAGCCCCGCCGAACGCCTCGCCTTCTGCAGACATCGCTGCCGAGGCGCAGGCAGCGCTCGCTGCGCTCACCGGGCGTCCCGACGCCGTCTTCCACCCCGGTCAGCTCGAAGCGATCTCGGCCCTGGTCGAACACCGGCAGCGTGCACTCGTCGTCCAGCGCACCGGGTGGGGCAAGTCCGCGGTGTACTTCCTCGCGACCCCGCTCCTGCGGCGTCGCGGCGGGGGCCCGACGGTGCTCGTGTCGCCGCTGCTGGCCCTGATGCGCGACCAGGTCGCTGCCGCTGCCCGCGCGGGTGTCCGGGCCGTGTCCATCAACTCCGCGAACGCCCATGAGTGGTCCGACACGCAGGCCGCGCTCGCCCGTGACGAGGTGGACGTCCTGCTCGTCTCCCCCGAGCGGCTGAACAACCCGAAGTTCCGCGACGAACAGCTGCCGACGCTGATCGCCCGGATGGGCATGCTCGTCGTCGACGAAGCGCACTGCATCTCGGACTGGGGCCACGACTTCCGTCCCGACTACCGGCGCCTCGCCGAACTCATCCGGTCCCTGCCGCACGGCGTGCCCGTGCTGGCGACCACCGCCACCGCGAACGAGCGCGTGGTCGAGGACGTCGCCGAGCAGCTCACCGCGGGTCCAGCCGACCCGGTGTTCACCATCCGCGGGTCGTTGGCTCGCGCTTCCCTGCGTCTCGGGGTCCTCACGCTCCCCGATGCCCGAGCCCGGCTCGGGTGGCTCCTGGCGCACCTCGGTGACCTGCCGGGCAGCGGCATCATCTACACGCTGACCGTCTCCGCGGCGGAGGACATCGCGCGCCTCCTGCGCGAGAGCGGGTACGCCGTCCGTGCGTACACCGGGCGCACCGACACCGACGAACGCGAACAGCTCGAGCAGCAGCTGAAGGGCAACGAGCTGAAGGCCCTCGTCGCCACCAGCGCCCTCGGCATGGGGTTCGACAAGCCGGACCTCGGGTTCGTCGTGCACGTCGGGGCGCCGTCCTCCCCCGTCGCCTACTACCAGCAGATCGGACGTGCCGGCCGTGCGACGGACAACGCCGACGTGCTCCTGCTCCCCGGGTACGAAGACCAGGAGATCTGGAAGTACTTCGCCAGCGCCTCGATGCCGACGGAAGCCCGCGCGTCCGCGGTCCTCGGCGCGCTGTCGACCGACTCGGCGATGTCGACGGTCGCACTCGAAGGGCTCGTCGACATCAAGCGGTCCACCCTCGAGCTCCTGCTCAAGGTCCTCGACGTCGATGGTGCCGTCCGCCGGGTGACCGGAGGGTGGGTCTCGACCGGGCAGCCGTGGGAGTACGACGCCGCGCGCTACGAACGTGTCGCTGCCGCCCGCGCTGCCGAGGCCGCATCGATGCTCGACTACGAGTCGACCTCCGCCTGCCGGATGCAGCTCCTGCAGCAGGACCTCGACGACCCCTCGGCAGAACCCTGTGGCCGCTGCGACAACTGTGCGGGCGCCTGGTACCCGGCCGACGTCCCTTCGGACGCATCAGCGGGTGCCGCCTCGGCGCTCGACCAGGTCGGCGTCGAGATCGCTCCCCGCGCGCAGTGGCCCTCGGGCATGTCCGCGCTGAACGTGCCCGTGCGCGGCAAGCTCGCCGCCGACGAGGTCGTCGCGCCCGGTCGCGCCGTCGCCCGTCTGACCGACCTCGGCTGGGGTGGTCCGCTGCGCGCGCTCTTCGCGTCCGGGGTCGCCGACGCACCGGTCTCGCGCGAACTCCTCGACGGCTGCATCCGGGCGCTCAAGGACTGGCCGTGGGAGACCCGGCCGACCGGTGTCGTGGCGATGTCGTCGCAGTCCCGGCCGCAGCTCGTCTCGTCGCTCGCGCAGGCACTGTCGTCGATCGGGAAGCTCGAGTTCCTCGGGACGCTCGACCGCACCGGTGGGACGCCGCGAGGGGACGGTGCGACGAACAGCGCCTACCGGCTGGCCGGCGTGTGGGACAGCTTCACGGTCGGGCCTGCTCTGTCTTCGGCGCTGCAATCGCACCAAGGACCGGTGCTGCTCGTGGACGACCTCGTCGACAGCCGGTGGACGATGACCGTCGCCGGTCGGGAGCTCCGACGTGCGGGGGCATCCGCCGTGCTGCCGTTCGCGCTCGCTACCGTCGCTTAG
- a CDS encoding TetR/AcrR family transcriptional regulator: MPPYAYDEHGRRVASPSKGALRERKILDEAEQQLVELGSEGMTVETIARAAGLTRGALYFYFRSKNDVLAALVQRVTAELQGAVASRQRALPGAPRDALRSAIDLTRDLWARHGAVMRAAVELAPSVPVIEQLWSATRDDTVRSVTELLGSTDSVGPDDRTAALVGALVGMTERTFYEASRAGTDLDDATEVVTTIWDRTFGL; encoded by the coding sequence ATGCCTCCCTACGCCTACGACGAGCACGGCCGCCGTGTCGCGAGCCCGTCGAAGGGTGCACTTCGGGAGCGGAAGATCCTCGACGAAGCCGAGCAGCAGCTCGTCGAGCTCGGCTCGGAGGGCATGACGGTCGAGACGATCGCCCGCGCGGCCGGTCTCACCCGCGGCGCGCTGTACTTCTACTTCCGGTCGAAGAACGACGTCCTCGCTGCCCTCGTCCAACGCGTCACCGCGGAGCTGCAGGGTGCCGTGGCGAGCCGGCAGCGGGCGCTCCCGGGTGCGCCGCGTGATGCACTGCGGAGTGCGATCGACCTCACCCGGGATCTCTGGGCAAGGCACGGCGCCGTGATGCGCGCAGCGGTCGAGCTCGCCCCGTCGGTGCCGGTGATCGAGCAGCTGTGGTCGGCGACACGGGACGACACCGTGCGGAGCGTCACCGAGCTGCTCGGGTCCACGGACTCTGTCGGGCCGGACGACCGCACCGCGGCGCTCGTCGGCGCGCTCGTCGGGATGACCGAGCGGACGTTCTACGAGGCCTCGCGCGCGGGAACAGACCTCGACGACGCTACCGAGGTCGTGACGACGATCTGGGATCGGACGTTCGGGCTCTGA
- a CDS encoding oxidoreductase has translation MTKNFVITGVSSGFGRAFAEAALAAGHTVVGTVRRSADAAEFEALDATGRARAVLLDVTDDDAVIRVMADIEQDLGHIDVLIANAGYGHEGVLEESPMADLRRQFDVNVFGAVAVVKAVLPGMRARRSGHILGVTSMGGLMTVPGLAYYCGSKFALEAILETLGKEVAAFGVHVTAIAPGSFRTDWAGRSMVRADRSIPDYDALMDPIRANRQKANGNQLGDPAKAAAAVLAVIESDAPPAHLLLGSDALRLVTAGRDALATEIAAWADVSRSTDLADGAQLR, from the coding sequence ATGACCAAGAACTTCGTGATCACCGGCGTCAGCTCCGGCTTCGGCCGTGCCTTCGCCGAGGCGGCCCTCGCCGCCGGGCACACCGTCGTCGGCACCGTCCGGCGATCTGCGGACGCCGCCGAGTTCGAGGCGCTCGACGCCACCGGACGGGCACGCGCTGTCCTCCTCGACGTGACCGACGACGACGCCGTCATCCGCGTCATGGCGGACATCGAGCAGGACCTCGGTCACATCGACGTCCTCATCGCGAACGCCGGCTACGGGCACGAGGGCGTCCTCGAGGAGTCGCCGATGGCCGACCTCCGCCGACAGTTCGACGTGAACGTGTTCGGTGCCGTCGCAGTCGTCAAGGCCGTCCTGCCCGGCATGCGCGCACGGCGCTCCGGACACATCCTCGGCGTGACGTCGATGGGCGGGCTCATGACCGTCCCCGGGCTCGCGTACTACTGCGGCAGCAAGTTCGCGCTCGAGGCGATCCTCGAGACCCTCGGGAAGGAGGTCGCGGCGTTCGGCGTCCACGTCACGGCGATCGCTCCCGGCTCCTTCCGGACGGACTGGGCCGGACGCTCCATGGTCCGCGCCGATCGCTCGATCCCGGACTACGACGCACTCATGGACCCGATCCGCGCGAACCGGCAGAAGGCGAACGGGAACCAGCTCGGCGATCCCGCGAAGGCGGCCGCGGCCGTGCTCGCCGTCATCGAGAGCGATGCGCCGCCCGCCCACCTCCTGCTCGGATCGGATGCGCTCCGCCTCGTCACCGCCGGGCGCGACGCGCTCGCCACGGAGATCGCGGCGTGGGCGGACGTGTCCCGTTCCACGGACCTCGCCGACGGAGCACAGCTCCGCTGA